A genome region from Gossypium hirsutum isolate 1008001.06 chromosome A04, Gossypium_hirsutum_v2.1, whole genome shotgun sequence includes the following:
- the LOC107902379 gene encoding uncharacterized protein: MSLNCATKWIVLRTVEDDEVVVIGEHRNYLSNVISTLRAERLVCKGCEAYLAYISVLDSGDSFVKNIRTVKDFLDVFLEELLWLPPNCEIEFGIELLPGIAPVSIAPYRMTPKELANVVADTLSRRAMTDLRIKSKQLKDESLGLRF; this comes from the exons ATGAGTTTGAATTGTGCCACTAAATGGATTGTACTGAGAACTGTGGAGGACGATGAGGTAGTTGTAATTGGGGAACATCGAAACTACTTATCGAATGTGATTTCTACACTGAGGGCGGAAAGGTTGGTTTGTAAAGGATGTGAAGCGTATTTGGCATACATCAGTGTTTTAGATTCTGGAGACTCTTTTGTTAAAAATATCAGAACGGTTAAAGATTTTTTGGATGTCTTTCTTGAAGAGCTACTTTGGTTACCTCCAAACTGTGAaattgagtttgggattgagctacTGCCTGGTatagctccagtgtccatcgccccttatagaatgacACCAAAGGAGCTt gccaatgtggtggctgatacATTGAGTCGTagagctatgactgatctgagg attaagagCAAACAGTTGAAGGACGAGTCACTGGGTCTTCGATTCTGA